From one Catenuloplanes nepalensis genomic stretch:
- a CDS encoding glycosyltransferase family 4 protein, with protein sequence MSRIGFACLWAPNPIATWSHIPWHLRAAMRGHAEVPDVGVQIPHRAQTALKLMHVRWRNSRPVTTWKQSRLTDAFVRQAIQRGAETAGVDAVVMIQDLAIVDRPYFTFQDMSFDGLLHIQETSGIPLFQHLTTAELRRRRERQLEVYEKAAGVIAMSHWLARNLIEVTGVPASKVHVVHPGISAGASVEGPLPERTGPRNRLLFVGREFQRKGGDLVVAALEILRRDFDPAITLTVAGPREWPMDGDVPDGVTFLGERTLAEVAGLYDTHDLFVLPSRLEAFGIVFAEAAARGLPAIGRDAFAMPEIIQPGVSGALAGGDDPYDLAKLIAETLADDNLFAECAARAGDVSTRFSWDRAGRDVVNAVDATLDRR encoded by the coding sequence GTGAGCCGCATCGGCTTCGCCTGTCTGTGGGCTCCGAACCCGATCGCCACCTGGTCCCACATCCCGTGGCACCTGCGCGCGGCGATGCGCGGGCATGCCGAGGTCCCGGACGTCGGCGTGCAGATCCCGCACCGGGCGCAGACCGCGCTGAAGCTGATGCACGTGCGCTGGCGCAACAGCCGCCCGGTCACCACGTGGAAGCAGTCGCGGCTGACCGACGCGTTCGTCCGGCAGGCGATCCAGCGCGGCGCGGAGACGGCCGGGGTGGACGCGGTCGTCATGATCCAGGACCTGGCGATCGTCGACCGGCCGTACTTCACGTTTCAGGACATGAGCTTCGACGGGTTGCTGCACATCCAGGAGACGTCCGGCATCCCGCTGTTCCAGCACCTGACCACGGCCGAGCTGCGACGGCGCCGGGAGCGGCAGCTGGAGGTCTACGAGAAGGCCGCCGGGGTGATCGCGATGAGTCACTGGCTGGCCCGGAACCTGATCGAGGTCACCGGCGTACCCGCGTCGAAGGTTCATGTGGTGCATCCGGGCATCTCGGCCGGCGCGTCCGTGGAGGGCCCGCTGCCGGAGAGGACCGGCCCGCGCAACCGCCTGCTCTTCGTCGGCCGTGAGTTCCAGCGCAAGGGCGGCGACCTGGTGGTGGCCGCCCTGGAGATCCTGCGCCGCGACTTCGACCCGGCGATCACGCTGACCGTGGCCGGGCCGCGCGAGTGGCCGATGGACGGCGACGTCCCGGACGGCGTGACGTTCCTGGGCGAGCGCACGCTGGCCGAGGTGGCCGGTCTCTACGACACGCATGATCTCTTCGTGCTGCCGAGTCGGCTGGAGGCGTTCGGCATCGTCTTCGCGGAGGCGGCCGCGCGCGGGCTGCCCGCGATCGGCCGGGACGCGTTCGCCATGCCGGAGATCATCCAGCCCGGGGTCTCGGGCGCGCTGGCCGGCGGCGACGACCCGTACGACCTGGCCAAGCTGATCGCGGAGACACTCGCGGACGACAACCTCTTCGCGGAGTGTGCGGCCCGGGCCGGCGACGTCTCCACCCGCTTCTCCTGGGATCGCGCCGGGCGTGACGTAGTCAACGCGGTTGATGCCACGCTCGATCGGCGATGA
- a CDS encoding SDR family NAD(P)-dependent oxidoreductase — MRTVIVTGVSRGLGAALFEQVIAAGDRIVGIGRSFTGAQDDLALQEPARVALLTANLSDPSTLPTPEALRETFAPDGEVVLIHNAGTVTPVAPVGALPADEVATSITVNLTAPILLTNAFLAAAAGRAARVLFVSSGAAGRTIENWSAYSTAKRGGEFFMEILAAENAHREPPLTVASVNPGVMDTDMQAALRDAEFPAKSRYVGLHERGELPDPATVAERIIREHLLTSSPQI, encoded by the coding sequence ATGCGGACCGTAATCGTCACGGGTGTTTCGCGCGGCCTGGGTGCCGCGCTGTTCGAGCAGGTCATCGCGGCCGGGGACCGGATCGTCGGGATCGGCCGGAGCTTCACCGGCGCGCAGGACGATCTTGCCTTGCAGGAGCCGGCGCGCGTCGCACTATTGACCGCAAATCTGAGTGATCCCTCAACGTTGCCGACGCCGGAGGCGCTACGCGAGACGTTCGCGCCGGACGGCGAGGTGGTGCTGATCCACAACGCCGGCACGGTCACGCCGGTCGCGCCGGTGGGTGCGCTCCCGGCGGACGAGGTGGCCACCTCGATCACGGTGAACCTGACCGCGCCGATCCTGCTCACCAACGCGTTCCTGGCCGCGGCGGCCGGGCGCGCGGCGCGGGTGCTGTTCGTCTCGTCCGGCGCGGCCGGGCGGACGATCGAGAACTGGTCCGCCTATTCGACGGCCAAGCGCGGCGGCGAGTTCTTCATGGAGATCCTCGCGGCTGAGAACGCGCACCGCGAGCCGCCGCTGACCGTCGCGTCGGTGAACCCCGGCGTGATGGACACGGACATGCAGGCCGCGCTGCGGGACGCGGAGTTCCCGGCCAAGAGCCGGTACGTCGGGCTGCACGAACGCGGCGAACTACCGGATCCCGCCACTGTCGCGGAGAGGATCATCCGAGAACACTTACTTACGAGTAGCCCTCAGATCTAG
- a CDS encoding aldehyde dehydrogenase family protein — MSPGMPVVDDGKLTSTNPATGETVGTFPVATPDDVALAVARAREAGTWWAGLGFAGRRDRLRRWRTLLAQRLEVLTELVHRETGKPVFDATVEAAGAIEHIDWAANNAKRVLGPRRVRTRMLVAEHSAHLEYRPFGVVGVIGPWNYPVLTPLGSICYALAAGNAVVFKPSEYTPAVGQWLADSFAEVVPEHPVFTAIHGLGDTGAALCRSGVGKLGFTGSSATARKVMAAAAERLTPVLIEAGGKDAMIVDEDADLDLAVDAALWGGMSNAGQTCVGIERIYVVSAIHDEFVERLAAGARKITVGAENAHLGPITMPGQIDVIRRHIDDALARGARAVVGGADAVQPPFVHPTVLVDVPDDAAAIREETFGPTLTVTRVADAAEALAKANALPYGLGGAVFGRRRAIALARGMRSGMTSVNSVFTFAGMSTLPFGGVGESGFGRIHGEDGLREFSVAKSITFRRMPSPLPILSFFRKPSHERLLIRAVKTLYGRGR; from the coding sequence ATGAGCCCCGGGATGCCCGTCGTCGACGACGGTAAGTTGACGTCCACCAATCCCGCCACCGGCGAGACGGTCGGCACCTTCCCGGTGGCGACGCCCGACGACGTGGCCCTCGCGGTGGCCCGCGCCCGTGAGGCCGGCACCTGGTGGGCCGGTCTCGGGTTCGCCGGCCGCCGGGACAGGCTGCGGCGCTGGCGCACGCTGCTCGCGCAGCGGCTGGAGGTGCTGACCGAGCTGGTCCACCGCGAGACCGGCAAGCCGGTCTTCGACGCGACCGTCGAGGCGGCCGGCGCGATCGAGCACATCGACTGGGCGGCGAACAATGCCAAGCGCGTGCTCGGCCCGCGCCGGGTGCGCACCCGCATGCTGGTCGCCGAGCACTCCGCGCACCTGGAATACCGGCCGTTCGGCGTGGTCGGCGTGATCGGCCCGTGGAACTATCCGGTGCTCACGCCGCTCGGCTCGATCTGCTACGCGCTGGCCGCCGGCAACGCGGTCGTCTTCAAGCCGAGTGAGTACACGCCCGCGGTCGGCCAGTGGCTGGCCGACTCGTTCGCCGAGGTCGTCCCGGAGCACCCGGTGTTCACCGCGATTCACGGCCTCGGCGACACCGGCGCGGCGCTCTGCCGGTCCGGCGTCGGCAAGCTCGGCTTCACCGGCTCCTCCGCCACCGCGCGGAAGGTGATGGCCGCGGCGGCGGAGCGGCTCACGCCGGTGCTGATCGAGGCCGGCGGCAAGGACGCCATGATCGTCGACGAGGACGCGGACCTGGACCTGGCCGTGGACGCCGCGCTCTGGGGCGGCATGTCCAACGCGGGCCAGACCTGCGTCGGCATCGAGCGGATCTACGTGGTCTCGGCGATTCACGACGAGTTCGTCGAGCGGCTCGCCGCGGGCGCCCGGAAGATCACGGTCGGCGCGGAGAACGCACACCTCGGCCCGATCACCATGCCGGGCCAGATCGACGTGATCCGCCGGCACATCGACGACGCGCTGGCCCGCGGCGCCCGCGCGGTGGTCGGCGGCGCGGACGCGGTGCAGCCGCCGTTCGTGCACCCGACCGTGCTGGTCGACGTGCCGGACGACGCGGCCGCGATCCGCGAGGAGACGTTCGGGCCGACGCTCACGGTGACCCGGGTCGCGGACGCGGCCGAGGCGCTGGCCAAGGCGAACGCGCTGCCCTACGGCCTCGGCGGCGCGGTCTTCGGCCGCCGCCGCGCCATCGCGCTGGCCCGCGGCATGCGCTCCGGCATGACGTCGGTCAACTCCGTCTTCACGTTCGCCGGCATGTCCACGCTCCCGTTCGGCGGCGTGGGCGAGTCCGGGTTCGGCCGCATCCATGGCGAGGACGGGCTGCGCGAGTTCTCGGTCGCGAAGTCGATCACGTTCCGCCGCATGCCCTCGCCGCTGCCGATCCTCTCCTTCTTCCGCAAGCCATCCCACGAGCGCCTGCTGATCCGCGCCGTCAAGACCCTCTACGGCCGCGGCCGCTGA
- the nucS gene encoding endonuclease NucS: MRLVIARCSVDYVGRLSAHLPPATRLLMVKADGSVSIHADDRAYKPLNWMSPPCRLQESEGVWRVVNKAGEELRITLEEIFQDTSYELGVDPGLVKDGVEAHLQELLAANPTTFGEGFTLVRREFMTAIGPVDLLCKDASGGSVAVEVKRRGEIDGVEQLTRYLELMNRDPLLAPVAGIFAAQEIKPQARVLAEDRGIRCVVVDYDKLRGIEKNELTLF; encoded by the coding sequence GTGCGTTTGGTGATTGCGAGATGCTCGGTGGACTATGTCGGACGACTCTCGGCGCACCTGCCGCCGGCGACGCGCCTGCTCATGGTGAAGGCGGACGGTTCGGTCTCGATCCACGCTGACGACCGGGCGTACAAGCCGCTCAACTGGATGAGCCCGCCGTGCAGACTCCAGGAGTCCGAGGGCGTCTGGCGCGTGGTCAACAAGGCCGGCGAGGAACTGCGGATCACGCTGGAGGAGATCTTCCAGGACACGTCGTACGAGTTGGGTGTCGACCCGGGCCTGGTCAAGGACGGCGTCGAGGCGCACCTGCAGGAGCTGCTGGCGGCCAACCCGACCACGTTCGGCGAGGGCTTCACGCTGGTCCGGCGCGAGTTCATGACCGCGATCGGCCCGGTCGACCTGCTCTGCAAGGACGCGTCCGGCGGCTCGGTCGCGGTCGAGGTCAAGCGGCGCGGCGAGATCGACGGCGTCGAGCAGCTCACCCGCTACCTCGAACTGATGAACCGCGACCCGCTGCTGGCCCCGGTGGCCGGCATCTTCGCGGCCCAGGAGATCAAGCCCCAGGCCCGCGTGCTCGCCGAGGACCGCGGCATCCGCTGCGTCGTCGTCGACTACGACAAACTCCGCGGCATCGAGAAAAACGAACTGACCCTGTTCTGA
- a CDS encoding DUF4126 domain-containing protein, with the protein MLEVLTGTGLAASAGLNAYIPMLAMGLLARYTEVINLPSGWQWLSNGWVIAILTVLLAIEFVADKIPVVDHINDLVQTVVRPTAGGLVFGAGAGSETVTVTDPANFFESNQWVPIAAGVVIALGVHGLKAAARPVINTATAGIGAPVASTAEDATSVIMSIVAILLPALVLVFAVLLIGVAVWVFRRRSARRSERAAARAAGFHA; encoded by the coding sequence GTGCTGGAAGTTCTGACTGGTACCGGTCTGGCCGCATCTGCCGGACTCAACGCGTACATCCCGATGCTGGCGATGGGCCTGCTGGCCCGATACACCGAGGTCATCAACCTGCCGAGCGGCTGGCAGTGGCTCTCGAACGGGTGGGTGATCGCCATCCTGACCGTGCTGCTGGCGATCGAGTTCGTCGCGGACAAGATCCCGGTGGTCGATCACATCAACGATCTGGTGCAGACCGTGGTCCGGCCGACCGCGGGCGGCCTGGTGTTCGGCGCGGGTGCGGGTTCGGAGACCGTGACCGTGACCGACCCGGCGAACTTCTTCGAGTCGAACCAGTGGGTGCCGATCGCGGCCGGCGTGGTCATCGCGCTCGGCGTGCACGGCCTGAAGGCGGCGGCGCGCCCGGTGATCAACACGGCGACCGCGGGCATCGGCGCGCCGGTGGCGAGCACGGCCGAGGACGCGACCAGCGTGATCATGTCCATCGTGGCGATCCTGCTTCCCGCGCTGGTGCTGGTCTTCGCCGTGCTGCTGATCGGCGTGGCGGTCTGGGTCTTCCGGCGCCGGTCCGCGAGGCGGTCCGAACGAGCGGCAGCACGGGCTGCCGGATTCCACGCGTGA
- a CDS encoding methylmalonyl-CoA mutase family protein: protein MTRLPERDRPWVMRTYAGHSSAAATNALFRRNLGKGQTGLSVAFDLPTQTGYDPDHELSRGEVGRVGVPIAHLGDARALFDGIPLASANTSMTINAPAMWLLALYAVVAAEQGAEVAALVGTTQNDIVKEYLSRGTHIFPPGPSLRLTTDTIAWTVAHAPRWNPVNICSYHLQEAGATPVQEVGFALATAVAVLDAVRDSGQVPPERMGDVVARISFFVNAGVRFVEEMAKMRAFTRLWDQITLQRYGVRDPRQRRFRYGVQVNSLGLTEAQPENNVQRIVLEMLGVTLSRDARARAVQLPAWNEALGLPRPWDQQWSLRLQQVLAYESDLLDYPDLFDGSHVVEALVDEIATGARAALDEVLEMGGVVAAVESGHLKAALVGSLAERRRRIESGADVVVGVNRFRETEPSPLTGADTIEQVDPAVEAAAVAAVRRWRASRDAAAVAAALALLRSGAAGGENLMPASLACARAGVTTGEWAAALREVFGEYRAPTGLTASGASSPDPALRAVRSRVLRTAAELGSGRLRMLVGKPGLDGHSNGAEQIAVRARDAGFEVVYQGIRLTAGEIVAAAVQEDVDLVGLSVLSGSHLAAVPAVLNGLRAAGSAVPVVVGGIIPSADAAALRAAGVARVFTPKDFALTGIIDELVSVVREAHGLGA, encoded by the coding sequence ATGACGCGGCTGCCCGAGCGAGACCGTCCGTGGGTGATGCGCACCTATGCCGGGCACTCCTCGGCCGCGGCCACGAACGCGCTGTTCCGGCGCAACCTCGGTAAGGGGCAGACCGGGCTGTCGGTCGCGTTCGACCTGCCGACCCAGACGGGGTACGACCCGGATCACGAACTCTCGCGCGGTGAGGTCGGGCGGGTCGGCGTGCCGATCGCGCACCTCGGCGACGCGCGGGCGCTCTTCGACGGCATCCCGCTGGCGTCCGCGAACACGTCGATGACGATCAACGCGCCGGCGATGTGGCTGCTCGCGCTGTATGCCGTGGTGGCGGCCGAGCAGGGGGCCGAGGTAGCGGCGCTGGTGGGCACCACGCAGAACGACATCGTCAAGGAGTACCTGTCGCGGGGCACGCACATCTTCCCGCCCGGGCCGTCGCTGCGGCTGACCACGGACACGATCGCCTGGACCGTCGCGCACGCGCCGCGCTGGAACCCGGTCAACATCTGCTCGTACCACCTGCAGGAGGCCGGTGCCACGCCGGTGCAGGAGGTCGGCTTCGCGCTGGCCACCGCGGTCGCGGTGCTCGACGCCGTGCGCGACTCCGGCCAGGTCCCGCCCGAGCGGATGGGTGACGTCGTCGCGCGGATCTCCTTCTTCGTGAACGCGGGTGTGCGGTTCGTCGAGGAGATGGCGAAGATGCGCGCGTTCACCCGCCTCTGGGACCAGATCACCCTCCAGCGGTACGGCGTGCGCGACCCCCGGCAGCGGCGCTTCCGCTACGGTGTGCAGGTCAACTCGCTGGGCCTGACCGAGGCGCAGCCGGAGAACAACGTGCAGCGGATCGTGCTGGAGATGCTCGGCGTCACGCTGTCCCGCGACGCCCGCGCCCGCGCGGTCCAGCTGCCCGCCTGGAACGAGGCGCTCGGCCTGCCCCGCCCCTGGGACCAGCAGTGGAGCCTGCGCCTGCAGCAGGTGCTGGCGTACGAGTCGGACCTGCTCGACTACCCCGACCTGTTCGACGGCTCGCACGTGGTCGAGGCGCTGGTCGACGAGATCGCCACCGGCGCGCGGGCCGCGCTCGACGAGGTGCTGGAGATGGGCGGCGTGGTCGCGGCCGTCGAGTCCGGGCACCTCAAGGCCGCGCTGGTCGGCTCGCTGGCCGAACGCCGCCGCCGGATCGAGTCCGGCGCGGACGTGGTGGTGGGCGTCAACCGCTTCCGGGAGACCGAGCCGTCGCCGCTGACCGGCGCGGACACGATCGAGCAGGTCGACCCGGCGGTGGAGGCGGCGGCCGTGGCGGCGGTGCGGCGGTGGCGGGCGTCCCGTGACGCGGCAGCCGTGGCGGCGGCGCTGGCTCTTCTGAGGTCGGGCGCGGCCGGCGGGGAGAATCTCATGCCGGCGTCGCTGGCGTGCGCGCGGGCCGGGGTCACCACGGGGGAGTGGGCGGCGGCGCTGCGGGAGGTGTTCGGCGAGTACCGGGCGCCGACCGGGCTGACGGCCTCCGGTGCGTCCTCGCCGGATCCGGCGCTGCGCGCGGTGCGGTCGCGTGTCCTGCGGACCGCCGCGGAGCTCGGGAGTGGACGGTTGCGGATGCTGGTCGGCAAGCCGGGCCTGGATGGGCACTCGAACGGGGCCGAGCAGATCGCGGTGCGCGCCCGGGACGCCGGGTTCGAGGTCGTCTACCAGGGGATCCGGCTCACGGCCGGGGAGATCGTGGCGGCGGCGGTGCAGGAGGACGTGGACCTGGTCGGGCTGTCCGTGCTCTCCGGGTCGCACCTGGCGGCGGTGCCGGCCGTGCTGAACGGACTGCGGGCCGCGGGGTCGGCGGTGCCGGTGGTGGTCGGCGGGATCATCCCGTCGGCGGACGCGGCCGCGCTGCGGGCGGCCGGAGTGGCGCGGGTGTTCACGCCGAAGGACTTCGCGCTCACCGGGATCATCGACGAGCTGGTCAGCGTGGTGCGGGAGGCGCACGGCCTGGGAGCCTGA
- a CDS encoding ABC transporter ATP-binding protein, with protein sequence MDRMNAISVRGLHKSYGAVNAVNGLDLDVRTGEIFALLGPNGAGKTTTVEILEGFRARTAGEVEVLGEDPAAPSTAWRGKVGIVLQGTGEFDNLTVREIVHHFAGFYASADDPDTVIARVGLADKARARTHALSGGQKRRLDVALGIVGRPELLFLDEPTTGFDPEARREFWELIRDLNAGGTTILLTTHYLDEAEALAARVGVIAGGRLVEVATPADLGGRQNALPTVSWRTADGTVAQERTATPTALVTRLAAEFGGEVPGLTINRPTLEDIYLRMISTEDPQ encoded by the coding sequence GTGGACCGCATGAACGCGATCTCCGTGCGCGGCCTGCACAAGTCCTACGGCGCCGTGAACGCCGTGAACGGCCTGGACCTGGACGTGCGCACCGGCGAGATCTTCGCGCTGCTCGGCCCGAACGGCGCCGGCAAGACCACCACGGTCGAGATCCTGGAGGGCTTCCGCGCGCGCACCGCAGGCGAGGTCGAGGTGCTCGGCGAGGACCCGGCCGCACCGAGCACCGCGTGGCGCGGCAAGGTCGGCATCGTGCTGCAGGGCACCGGCGAGTTCGACAACCTGACCGTGCGCGAGATCGTGCACCACTTCGCCGGCTTCTACGCGAGCGCGGACGACCCGGACACCGTGATCGCACGCGTCGGGCTGGCGGACAAGGCGCGAGCCCGGACCCACGCGCTCTCCGGTGGCCAGAAACGCCGCCTGGACGTGGCGCTGGGCATCGTGGGCCGCCCCGAGCTGCTGTTCCTGGACGAGCCGACCACCGGTTTCGACCCGGAGGCGCGGCGCGAGTTCTGGGAGCTGATCCGCGACCTGAACGCGGGCGGCACCACGATCCTGCTGACCACGCACTACCTGGACGAGGCCGAGGCGCTGGCCGCCCGGGTCGGCGTGATCGCGGGCGGCCGCCTGGTCGAGGTCGCCACCCCGGCCGACCTGGGCGGACGCCAGAACGCGCTGCCCACGGTGAGCTGGCGCACCGCGGACGGCACGGTCGCGCAGGAACGGACCGCGACACCGACCGCGCTGGTCACCCGCCTCGCCGCGGAGTTCGGCGGCGAGGTCCCCGGCCTCACGATCAACCGCCCCACGCTGGAGGACATCTACCTCCGGATGATCTCGACGGAGGACCCCCAGTGA
- a CDS encoding ABC transporter permease, with protein sequence MNLALRQGRLEILQFLRSRESVVFTIGFPVIMLAIFAAIFGGTEIDGGVTLTQYFVTGMIATGLMTVSFQNLGIWIPIERDRGVLKRYRGTPMPKWTYFAGKVLSVLAIGLATTALLLLISVLFFDLSLPSTPDRWLAFGWVSLLGITACTLLGIAISSLARTSRSGSAVVTPIALILQFTSGVFLVFTALPGWMQSVSALFPLKWMCQGLRYAFLPDSFAGQEPAGTWELGRVALVLTLWCVAGLALCLTTFRWTAPREG encoded by the coding sequence GTGAACCTCGCTCTCCGCCAGGGCCGCCTGGAGATCCTGCAGTTCCTCCGCAGCCGCGAGTCCGTGGTCTTCACGATCGGCTTCCCGGTCATCATGCTGGCGATCTTCGCCGCGATCTTCGGCGGCACCGAGATCGACGGCGGCGTCACGCTCACGCAGTACTTCGTGACCGGCATGATCGCCACCGGCCTGATGACCGTCAGCTTCCAGAACCTCGGCATCTGGATCCCGATCGAGCGCGACCGCGGCGTCCTCAAGCGCTACCGCGGCACGCCGATGCCGAAGTGGACCTACTTCGCCGGCAAGGTGCTGTCCGTCCTGGCCATCGGCCTCGCCACGACCGCGCTGCTGCTGCTCATCTCCGTGCTGTTCTTCGACCTCAGCCTGCCGTCCACACCGGACCGCTGGCTGGCCTTCGGCTGGGTCTCCCTGCTCGGCATCACCGCCTGCACGCTGCTCGGCATCGCCATCTCCTCCCTGGCCCGCACGTCCCGCAGCGGCTCCGCCGTGGTCACCCCGATCGCGCTGATCCTCCAGTTCACCTCCGGCGTCTTCCTGGTCTTCACCGCCCTCCCCGGCTGGATGCAGTCCGTCTCCGCGCTCTTCCCGCTCAAGTGGATGTGCCAGGGCCTGCGCTACGCCTTCCTCCCCGACTCCTTCGCCGGCCAGGAACCGGCCGGCACCTGGGAACTCGGCCGCGTCGCCCTGGTACTCACGCTCTGGTGCGTGGCCGGCCTCGCCCTCTGCCTCACCACGTTCCGATGGACGGCCCCGCGCGAGGGCTGA
- a CDS encoding DinB family protein, producing MAGRPKRRPRTKDVGPGWTDPGEKATLRGFLDYLRNSVIEKVADVPEPEVRTAGVASGTNLLGLVKHLAAVERFYFLGEPITNLRRTMRPARGETVEGLITCYRHAIAEANEVIDAWTGLADPAPRPPGRGLPPTRRWVLAHMIEETARHAGHIDILREQIDGSTGR from the coding sequence GTGGCCGGAAGGCCGAAGCGCAGGCCGAGAACGAAGGACGTCGGGCCGGGGTGGACGGACCCGGGGGAGAAGGCGACGCTGCGCGGGTTCCTGGACTACCTGCGGAACTCGGTGATCGAGAAGGTCGCGGACGTGCCGGAACCGGAGGTGCGCACGGCGGGCGTGGCGTCGGGCACCAACCTGCTCGGGCTGGTCAAGCACCTGGCCGCGGTCGAACGGTTCTATTTCCTGGGCGAGCCGATCACGAACCTGCGCCGCACCATGCGCCCGGCGCGGGGCGAGACGGTCGAAGGGCTGATCACGTGCTATCGGCACGCGATCGCGGAGGCGAACGAGGTCATCGACGCCTGGACCGGCCTGGCGGATCCCGCACCACGCCCGCCGGGCCGCGGCCTGCCACCGACGCGGCGGTGGGTACTGGCCCACATGATCGAGGAGACCGCCCGGCACGCCGGCCACATCGACATCCTCCGCGAACAGATCGACGGCTCCACCGGCCGCTGA
- a CDS encoding class I SAM-dependent methyltransferase: MVTTAEDAAAFWEKHYRGRQAGGRVNPLLAEVAAPLPPGTALDLGCGAGGDTIWLARQGWQVTAVDIAHTAIDRLRTHAAELGLADRVTAERHDLAAGFPDFRLRVDAAELGLADRVEGERHDLAAGLPDFRLRTHAAGLGLADRVAGERDDLAAGLPDFRLRTHAAELGLADRVAAERDDLAAGSPGLRRPASRPGGMFDLISAQYFHTRFPLDRTRVLRTAASALRPGGLLLIVDHGSIAPWSWNQDPDAHFPTPTSVAASLDLDPTGWSILRADMPRRRAIGPGGQTATVTDNVLLIQRTRA, encoded by the coding sequence ATGGTCACCACAGCTGAGGACGCCGCGGCGTTCTGGGAGAAGCACTACCGCGGACGGCAGGCCGGCGGCCGGGTCAACCCGCTGCTCGCCGAGGTCGCCGCGCCGCTGCCGCCGGGCACCGCCCTCGATCTGGGCTGCGGCGCCGGCGGCGACACGATCTGGCTGGCCAGGCAGGGCTGGCAGGTCACCGCGGTCGACATCGCACACACAGCCATCGACCGGCTCCGCACGCACGCGGCCGAGCTGGGCCTGGCCGACCGGGTCACGGCGGAACGCCACGACCTCGCGGCCGGCTTCCCGGACTTCCGGTTGCGTGTCGATGCGGCCGAGTTGGGCTTGGCCGATCGGGTCGAGGGGGAGCGCCACGACCTCGCGGCCGGCTTGCCGGACTTCCGGTTGCGTACGCACGCGGCCGGGCTGGGCTTGGCCGATCGGGTGGCGGGGGAACGCGATGACCTCGCGGCCGGCTTGCCGGACTTCCGGTTGCGTACGCACGCGGCCGAGCTGGGCCTGGCCGATCGGGTGGCGGCGGAACGCGATGACCTCGCGGCCGGCTCGCCGGGCCTTCGGCGACCGGCTTCGCGGCCGGGTGGAATGTTCGATTTGATCTCCGCGCAGTATTTCCACACCCGGTTTCCGCTCGACCGGACCCGGGTGCTGCGGACGGCGGCGTCCGCGCTGAGGCCCGGCGGTCTGCTCCTGATCGTCGACCACGGTTCCATCGCGCCCTGGTCCTGGAACCAGGACCCGGACGCGCACTTCCCCACGCCCACTTCGGTGGCGGCTTCCCTGGACCTGGACCCCACCGGGTGGTCGATCCTCCGTGCCGACATGCCCCGCCGCCGCGCCATCGGCCCCGGCGGCCAGACCGCCACCGTCACCGACAACGTTCTCCTCATTCAGCGGACCCGAGCATGA
- a CDS encoding helix-turn-helix domain-containing protein has product MDITEDVLTGVGPRLRALRRARGTTLAELAAETGLTASTLSRLENGRLRPTLEQLLPLARAHGVPLDDLVNAPPTGDPRVHLRPIRRFGLTIVPLTRRPGGVQAYKVIYPPAGREATTEPQTHEGYEWFYVLNGSVRFVLGEREFVLGTGEAAEFDTRVPHWIGSAGAQPAELLTMFGAQGERAHLEPHR; this is encoded by the coding sequence ATGGACATCACGGAGGACGTGCTCACCGGCGTCGGGCCGCGGCTGCGGGCACTGCGCCGGGCGCGCGGCACCACGCTGGCCGAGCTGGCGGCCGAGACCGGGCTGACCGCGAGCACGCTGTCGCGGCTGGAGAACGGCAGGCTGCGGCCGACGCTGGAGCAGCTGCTGCCGCTGGCCCGCGCGCACGGCGTACCGCTGGATGATCTTGTTAATGCACCGCCGACCGGGGATCCGCGCGTTCACCTGCGGCCGATCCGGCGGTTCGGGCTCACGATCGTGCCGCTGACCCGGCGGCCCGGCGGCGTACAGGCCTACAAGGTCATCTACCCGCCCGCCGGGCGCGAGGCCACCACCGAACCACAGACCCACGAGGGGTACGAATGGTTCTACGTGCTCAACGGCAGCGTCCGGTTCGTGCTCGGCGAGCGGGAGTTCGTGCTCGGCACCGGCGAGGCCGCGGAGTTCGACACCCGCGTGCCACACTGGATCGGCAGCGCCGGCGCCCAGCCCGCGGAGTTGCTCACCATGTTCGGCGCGCAGGGCGAGCGAGCCCACCTGGAACCGCACCGGTGA